In one Burkholderiales bacterium GJ-E10 genomic region, the following are encoded:
- a CDS encoding putative membrane protein, giving the protein MDLTSLYVLSIAFVAALVRSTFGFGEALFAVPLLALWLPLKVVTPLVVLLSITIAGSVVAQDWRHVHLRGSLGLLVPSLAGIPCGLMLLSSPYQLPMKVGLAVSILGFAAYGLAGRDLPHLERDKPAWLLGCGFCAGLLGAAFGMNGPPLVIYGTMRRWSAQKFRATLQGYFLPASLLAMAGYRLDGLWQPAVTRYYLLSLLTTIPATLLGRSINRRMHPQGFVRYVYAGLVVIGTVLLLQAASAWRHAGW; this is encoded by the coding sequence ATGGACCTGACCTCGCTGTACGTGCTCTCGATCGCCTTCGTCGCAGCGCTCGTCCGCTCGACGTTCGGGTTCGGTGAGGCGCTGTTCGCCGTTCCGCTGCTGGCCTTGTGGCTGCCACTCAAGGTCGTCACGCCGCTGGTTGTGCTGCTATCCATCACGATCGCGGGGAGTGTGGTGGCCCAGGACTGGCGGCATGTCCACCTGCGCGGCAGCCTCGGGCTGCTCGTGCCCTCGCTGGCGGGCATCCCCTGCGGCCTGATGCTGCTGTCGAGCCCCTACCAGTTGCCGATGAAGGTTGGCCTCGCGGTGTCGATCCTGGGCTTCGCCGCATACGGTCTGGCGGGGCGGGATCTGCCGCACCTCGAGCGGGACAAGCCCGCCTGGCTGCTCGGCTGCGGGTTTTGCGCCGGCCTGCTCGGCGCCGCGTTCGGCATGAACGGTCCGCCGCTGGTGATCTACGGAACCATGCGGCGCTGGTCGGCGCAGAAGTTCCGCGCCACGTTGCAGGGCTATTTCCTGCCGGCCAGTCTGCTCGCCATGGCGGGGTACCGCCTCGATGGTCTATGGCAGCCCGCCGTCACCCGCTACTACCTGCTTTCGTTGCTGACGACGATCCCCGCGACGCTGCTCGGGCGATCGATCAATCGACGCATGCACCCGCAGGGCTTCGTGCGTTACGTGTACGCAGGGCTGGTCGTGATCGGCACCGTGCTGCTGCTGCAGGCCGCGTCCGCATGGCGCCACGCGGGATGGTAG
- a CDS encoding RNA methyltransferase has protein sequence MVHVVLVNPQIPPNTGNVIRLCANTGAQLHLIEPLGFPIDHAKMRRAGLDYHEFASMRVHADIAAWRADCAPDPERIFAFSARGTIRYDTAAFRPGDWLLFGSETAGLPDDVLASIAPERRLTLPMRPGNRSLNLSNAVAVAVFEAWRQNGFPGGDLRAS, from the coding sequence ATGGTTCACGTCGTCCTCGTCAACCCGCAGATTCCGCCCAACACCGGCAACGTCATCCGGCTGTGCGCGAACACCGGCGCGCAGCTCCATCTCATCGAGCCGCTGGGATTTCCGATCGACCACGCCAAGATGCGCCGCGCGGGACTGGACTATCACGAGTTCGCGTCGATGCGCGTGCATGCCGACATCGCGGCGTGGCGCGCGGACTGCGCACCCGACCCCGAACGGATCTTCGCGTTCAGCGCGCGGGGAACGATCCGCTATGACACCGCGGCGTTCCGACCCGGCGACTGGCTGTTGTTCGGTTCGGAGACCGCCGGACTGCCGGATGATGTGCTGGCATCCATCGCGCCCGAACGCCGGCTCACGCTGCCGATGCGGCCCGGCAATCGCAGTCTGAATCTGTCCAACGCCGTCGCGGTGGCAGTTTTCGAAGCATGGCGACAGAACGGCTTTCCCGGCGGCGATCTGCGCGCTTCCTGA
- a CDS encoding phosphoglyceromutase: protein MSIYKLVLLRHGESTWNRENRFTGWTDVDLTDTGVAEARAAGELLRREGYSFDLAYTSVLRRAIRTLWLAQDALDEMWIPVVHSWRLNERHYGALQGLDKAETAAKFGEAQVLQWRRAYAVAPDPLDPSDPRWSGNDPRYHNLAPDQIPRTECLRDTVARVVPFWNDSIAPAVQRGRKALVVAHGNSLRALIKHIDGISDEDIIDLNIPTGQPLVYEFDEAMRPLRHYYLGDPEQVARAAAAVAAQGKAAAKP, encoded by the coding sequence ATGAGCATTTATAAGCTGGTATTGCTACGCCACGGCGAAAGCACGTGGAACCGGGAAAACCGTTTCACCGGATGGACCGATGTCGATCTGACCGACACCGGCGTTGCCGAAGCGCGCGCGGCGGGAGAACTGCTGCGGCGCGAAGGATACTCCTTCGACCTCGCGTATACGTCGGTCCTCCGGCGCGCGATCCGCACCCTTTGGCTCGCGCAGGACGCCCTCGACGAGATGTGGATTCCCGTGGTCCACAGCTGGCGCCTGAACGAACGCCACTACGGCGCGCTGCAGGGGCTGGACAAGGCCGAGACGGCGGCGAAGTTCGGCGAGGCGCAGGTGCTGCAGTGGCGGCGGGCATACGCCGTGGCGCCCGACCCGCTGGATCCGTCCGATCCGCGCTGGTCCGGCAACGATCCGCGCTACCACAACCTGGCTCCGGACCAGATTCCGCGCACGGAATGCCTGCGGGACACCGTCGCCCGCGTGGTTCCCTTCTGGAACGACTCGATCGCGCCGGCGGTGCAGCGCGGCCGCAAAGCCCTCGTCGTCGCGCACGGCAACTCGCTGCGCGCGCTCATCAAGCACATCGACGGCATTTCGGACGAGGACATCATCGACCTCAACATTCCGACCGGCCAACCGCTGGTGTACGAGTTCGACGAAGCCATGCGGCCGCTGCGCCACTATTACCTCGGCGATCCGGAGCAGGTCGCGCGTGCGGCAGCCGCCGTCGCAGCACAAGGGAAGGCAGCCGCCAAGCCCTGA
- a CDS encoding FAD dependent oxidoreductase, translating into MKIGVVGGGINGLCCAWELARQGHAMRLFERDRLMQATSRATSKLLHGGLRYIENGEFRLVREALHERDAWLRRAPELARPLRLVVPQYAGGRRGRLTIGLGLWIYDRLAGDSALPGHRHLHAPELLRRLPGLRSEGLQGGYEFSDAQMDDYRLGLWVAEQARQAGVRIGEGEEVIRCDEEGGVYTAAGEHRFDRVLNVAGPWAGALLQRSGLAAPVRLDLVRGSHLILDRACEQALLLEVPGEKRIFFVLPWQGHTLVGTTEVRQRLDEAISPSVEEERYLLRAYGHYFPAETPGVAGRFAGVRPLLGGAANPSDASREYVIHRSGRLITVFGGKWTTAMALARRVAAAVS; encoded by the coding sequence ATGAAAATCGGCGTCGTCGGCGGTGGCATCAACGGCCTGTGTTGCGCCTGGGAGTTGGCGCGACAGGGCCACGCCATGCGCCTGTTCGAGCGCGATCGCCTGATGCAGGCCACCAGCCGGGCCACCTCCAAGCTCCTGCACGGGGGGCTGCGCTACATCGAGAACGGCGAGTTCCGTCTGGTGCGCGAGGCGCTGCACGAGCGCGATGCCTGGTTGCGACGCGCGCCCGAACTGGCCCGCCCCTTGCGCTTGGTGGTGCCGCAATACGCCGGTGGCCGGCGCGGACGCCTGACGATCGGGTTGGGGCTGTGGATCTATGACCGGCTCGCCGGCGACAGCGCGCTTCCCGGGCACCGGCATCTGCACGCCCCGGAACTGTTGCGGCGCCTGCCGGGCCTGCGCTCCGAAGGGTTGCAGGGAGGGTACGAATTTTCCGATGCCCAGATGGACGATTACCGGCTCGGGCTGTGGGTCGCCGAGCAGGCAAGGCAGGCGGGGGTCCGGATCGGCGAAGGCGAGGAGGTGATCCGCTGCGACGAGGAAGGCGGCGTGTACACCGCGGCCGGCGAGCACCGGTTCGACCGCGTGCTCAACGTCGCCGGCCCGTGGGCGGGAGCGTTGCTGCAGCGCAGCGGGCTCGCCGCGCCGGTTCGCCTCGACCTGGTCCGGGGCAGCCACCTGATCCTCGATCGCGCGTGCGAACAGGCGCTCCTGCTCGAGGTCCCCGGCGAGAAGCGGATTTTCTTCGTGCTGCCGTGGCAGGGGCACACCCTCGTCGGCACCACCGAAGTGCGCCAGCGTCTCGACGAAGCGATCTCGCCCAGCGTCGAGGAAGAGCGCTATCTGCTGCGCGCGTACGGCCACTATTTTCCGGCGGAGACGCCCGGGGTCGCGGGGCGCTTCGCGGGCGTGCGGCCCCTCCTCGGAGGCGCCGCCAACCCGAGCGACGCGAGCCGGGAATACGTCATCCACCGCAGCGGCCGGCTGATCACCGTCTTTGGCGGCAAGTGGACCACCGCGATGGCCTTGGCGCGCCGGGTCGCGGCCGCGGTCTCCTGA
- a CDS encoding putative rhodanese-related sulfurtransferase, whose product MKFILDNLSLVLAVLVSGGMLLWPLMRARAGGPTLDTLEATKLLNSREVQVVDCRTAAEFSAGSLEHARNLPVTDIGRHADELRKDVPVLLICEHGRRSSIASVKLRSAGVKEVYILGGGMQAWRAAGLPVSK is encoded by the coding sequence ATGAAATTCATCCTCGACAATCTTTCGCTGGTCCTGGCCGTTCTCGTGAGCGGAGGGATGCTGCTGTGGCCGCTGATGCGCGCGCGCGCGGGCGGCCCCACCCTCGATACGCTCGAGGCGACCAAACTGCTGAATTCGCGGGAGGTGCAGGTCGTCGATTGCCGGACCGCCGCGGAGTTCTCCGCCGGATCGCTGGAGCACGCCCGCAACCTGCCGGTGACGGACATCGGCCGGCACGCAGACGAACTGCGCAAGGACGTGCCGGTCCTGCTCATCTGCGAGCATGGGCGACGGTCTTCCATCGCCTCCGTCAAGCTCCGTTCCGCCGGGGTGAAGGAGGTCTACATCCTCGGCGGGGGCATGCAGGCGTGGCGTGCCGCCGGCCTGCCGGTTTCCAAATAA
- a CDS encoding heavy metal translocating P-type ATPase, giving the protein METTATPADLTIGIEGMTCASCSARVERTLNKLPGVASASVNLATERADVRFDPAQIDPPRLAAAIQEIGYEPVLADADLAIEGMTCASCVARVERALRRQPGVLDATVNLATERAHVRYVPATVDLQTLSDAVAEAGYAARPLDRDDGGDGAAHRQAALRAMARDVLVAIGLTLPILALAMGAAFVPAWHRMLARTSPVAHFWDWIQLLLATVVLFGPGRRFFRPGLIAYRHGSPDMNSLVATGTGAAWGYSALVLLAPGWFPPDARHVYFDSAAVVVAAVLAGKYLEELAKGRSSAAIRKLAGLQAKTARRLDADGTEREVPIAQLHVGDRVVVRPGERMPVDGRVAAGRAHVDESMLTGEPLPVAKESGDQVVGGTVNQDGRLVVEATSVGRDTVLAQIIKLVESAQTGKLPIQGVADRVVGVFTPAVILIALTAFAIWLAVAGNVSVALVAAVSVLVVACPCAMGLATPAAIMVGTGRAAELGVLFRKGEALETLSKVDTVLFDKTGTLTEGRPALVASAGPAPEEALRLAAALESASEHPLGRAILAAARERGLAIEAVADFRAVAGHGIAGQVAGRPVRVGTGRFLEQEGIGTAALAGGAAALEGAGRTVVYVAADGMAIGLLAIADPVKPEAHAVVRALQRDGVAVAMVTGDARGTAEAVAARLGIDAVHAEVLPQDKAGVVAELQRAGRRVAFVGDGINDAPALARADVGIALATGTDIAIEAADVTLTRGQLSEVVTAMTTARRTLANIRGNLFWAFFYNILLIPIAAGAAVPLGVRMNPMLAGVAMGLSSIFVLSNSLRLKRLQAFRAEPGAEPGLEPEAEPAVEPG; this is encoded by the coding sequence ATGGAAACCACCGCAACGCCAGCCGACCTGACCATCGGCATCGAGGGCATGACCTGCGCATCCTGCAGCGCCCGTGTCGAACGGACCCTCAACAAGCTGCCGGGCGTGGCCTCGGCAAGCGTGAATCTGGCGACGGAGCGCGCCGACGTGCGCTTCGATCCGGCGCAGATCGATCCGCCGCGGCTCGCCGCGGCGATCCAGGAGATCGGCTACGAGCCGGTGCTCGCCGATGCCGACCTCGCGATCGAGGGCATGACCTGCGCGTCGTGTGTCGCGCGGGTCGAGCGGGCGCTGCGTCGCCAGCCGGGGGTGCTCGATGCGACGGTCAATCTCGCCACGGAACGCGCCCACGTCCGCTACGTTCCCGCGACGGTGGATCTGCAAACCCTGAGCGATGCCGTCGCGGAAGCCGGATATGCGGCCCGACCGCTCGATCGGGACGACGGCGGCGACGGGGCGGCACACCGGCAGGCGGCACTGCGCGCGATGGCCCGCGACGTCCTGGTGGCGATCGGCCTGACCCTGCCGATCCTGGCGCTGGCGATGGGCGCGGCGTTCGTGCCCGCCTGGCACCGGATGCTCGCGCGAACGAGCCCGGTTGCGCACTTCTGGGACTGGATCCAGCTGCTACTGGCGACGGTGGTGCTGTTCGGGCCGGGGCGGCGCTTCTTTCGGCCCGGTCTGATCGCCTACCGCCACGGATCGCCGGACATGAATTCGCTGGTGGCGACCGGAACCGGCGCCGCGTGGGGCTACAGCGCGCTGGTGCTGCTCGCGCCGGGATGGTTTCCGCCCGATGCGCGCCACGTCTATTTCGACTCCGCTGCAGTGGTGGTGGCGGCGGTGCTGGCCGGCAAGTACCTCGAGGAATTGGCGAAGGGCCGCAGCTCGGCGGCGATCCGCAAGCTGGCCGGCTTGCAGGCGAAGACCGCCCGCCGCCTGGATGCCGACGGCACCGAGCGGGAGGTGCCGATCGCGCAGCTGCACGTCGGCGACCGCGTGGTGGTGCGCCCAGGCGAGCGCATGCCAGTGGACGGCCGCGTGGCGGCGGGGCGCGCGCACGTCGACGAATCGATGCTGACGGGCGAACCCCTGCCGGTGGCGAAGGAATCGGGCGACCAGGTGGTCGGCGGCACCGTGAACCAGGACGGGCGCCTGGTCGTCGAGGCGACGTCGGTGGGCCGTGACACGGTGCTGGCGCAGATCATCAAGCTGGTGGAAAGCGCCCAGACCGGCAAGCTGCCGATCCAGGGGGTCGCCGACCGGGTGGTGGGGGTCTTCACGCCCGCGGTCATCCTGATCGCACTGACGGCGTTCGCGATCTGGCTGGCGGTCGCGGGCAACGTGAGCGTCGCACTGGTGGCGGCGGTGTCCGTGCTGGTGGTCGCCTGTCCGTGCGCCATGGGCCTCGCCACGCCGGCGGCGATCATGGTGGGGACCGGCCGCGCGGCGGAACTGGGCGTCCTGTTTCGCAAAGGTGAGGCGCTCGAGACGCTGTCGAAAGTCGACACCGTGCTGTTCGACAAGACCGGCACGCTCACGGAAGGCCGGCCCGCGCTGGTTGCCTCGGCCGGTCCGGCGCCGGAAGAGGCGCTGCGCCTCGCCGCGGCGCTGGAGTCGGCCTCGGAACATCCGCTGGGCCGGGCGATTCTCGCCGCCGCCCGGGAACGCGGCCTGGCGATCGAAGCGGTTGCGGATTTCCGCGCCGTCGCCGGCCACGGCATCGCCGGGCAGGTCGCGGGGCGCCCGGTGCGCGTGGGCACCGGGCGGTTCCTGGAACAGGAAGGCATCGGCACCGCCGCACTCGCGGGCGGCGCTGCGGCGCTCGAAGGGGCCGGGCGCACGGTGGTGTACGTCGCAGCCGACGGCATGGCCATCGGACTGCTCGCCATCGCCGATCCGGTGAAGCCGGAGGCGCATGCGGTGGTGCGGGCGCTGCAGCGCGACGGCGTCGCGGTGGCGATGGTCACCGGCGACGCCCGCGGCACCGCCGAAGCGGTCGCCGCGCGCCTCGGCATCGATGCGGTGCATGCCGAAGTGCTGCCGCAGGACAAGGCGGGCGTCGTCGCCGAACTGCAGCGGGCGGGGCGCCGGGTGGCATTCGTGGGCGACGGCATCAACGACGCGCCGGCGCTCGCCCGGGCCGATGTCGGCATCGCCCTGGCAACCGGAACCGACATCGCGATCGAAGCCGCCGACGTGACGCTGACCCGCGGCCAGTTGAGCGAAGTGGTCACGGCGATGACCACGGCCCGGCGCACCTTGGCCAACATTCGCGGCAACCTGTTCTGGGCGTTCTTCTACAACATTCTGCTGATTCCCATCGCCGCCGGGGCGGCGGTGCCGCTGGGCGTCCGCATGAATCCGATGCTGGCCGGGGTGGCGATGGGGCTGTCGTCGATCTTCGTCCTCAGCAACAGCCTGCGGCTGAAACGGCTGCAGGCGTTCCGAGCCGAACCCGGGGCCGAACCCGGGCTCGAACCCGAGGCCGAACCCGCGGTCGAACCCGGCTAG
- a CDS encoding glutaredoxin 3, with amino-acid sequence MATTAPVRMYCTAVCPYCVRAAALLGQRGVETIEKLRVDLDPQLRDEMIARTGRRTVPQIFIGEHHVGGYDDLAALDRAGKLMPLLNPNP; translated from the coding sequence ATGGCGACCACTGCTCCCGTTCGCATGTATTGCACGGCTGTGTGCCCGTATTGCGTGCGGGCGGCGGCCCTGCTCGGCCAGCGCGGCGTCGAAACGATCGAGAAGCTGCGGGTAGACCTTGATCCGCAATTGCGCGACGAGATGATCGCGCGCACCGGGCGGCGCACCGTGCCGCAGATCTTCATCGGCGAGCACCATGTCGGCGGCTACGACGATCTGGCGGCGCTCGATCGCGCCGGCAAGCTGATGCCGCTATTGAATCCCAACCCGTAG
- a CDS encoding heavy metal transport/detoxification protein, giving the protein MNDIKLAITGMTCEHCVRAVTKALERVPGVEHAEVTLRPGGAVVHGDAAPQALIAAVKEEGYEAAPA; this is encoded by the coding sequence ATGAATGACATCAAACTGGCAATCACCGGAATGACCTGCGAGCACTGCGTCCGCGCGGTGACCAAGGCGCTGGAACGCGTGCCGGGCGTGGAACACGCCGAGGTGACGCTGCGGCCGGGCGGCGCGGTGGTGCATGGCGATGCCGCGCCCCAGGCGCTCATCGCCGCGGTGAAGGAAGAGGGGTACGAAGCGGCGCCGGCGTAA
- a CDS encoding drug resistance transporter, Bcr/CflA subfamily → MSHSDLAAGAARTGMGFKEFVAFIAAVMATNALAIDTMLPALPLIGRALHIAHENDRQWIVTAYLLGFGVAQLVYGTLADRYGRRPVLFVALALYALFSVFAGMADSLHTMLIARVLQGIGAAGTRVLAVSIVRDRYAGRQMARVMSLAFLVFFAVPVAAPSIGQLVMLVEPWRAVFHLLALFGAAVAVWGAVRLPETLHESDRLRIEIARIAAAFRECVADRKAVGYTFAQAILFGGLLGYINAAQQIFTDVYHVPSRFPIFFGCTAAFLAAASLLNARIVGRLGMHRVSHAALFGYVAVAASHVAIARLGGDTLWVFAGAQALILFCIGLIGPNFGALAMESMGHVAGTASSLQGFVTSVGGALVGFAIGQQFDGTTLPICVGYLVVALSALAIVIATESGRLFRSTAPAATVDVP, encoded by the coding sequence ATGTCGCATTCCGATCTTGCCGCCGGGGCCGCGCGCACCGGCATGGGCTTCAAAGAGTTCGTCGCCTTCATCGCCGCCGTCATGGCGACCAATGCCCTCGCCATCGATACCATGCTGCCGGCGTTGCCGCTCATCGGCCGGGCGCTCCACATCGCGCACGAAAATGATCGTCAGTGGATCGTCACCGCGTACCTACTGGGCTTCGGCGTGGCGCAACTCGTGTACGGCACGCTGGCCGACCGCTACGGCCGGCGGCCGGTCCTGTTCGTCGCGCTCGCGCTCTACGCCTTGTTCAGCGTGTTTGCCGGCATGGCCGATTCGCTGCACACCATGCTGATCGCACGGGTGCTGCAGGGCATCGGCGCGGCCGGAACGCGCGTGCTCGCCGTGTCGATCGTGCGCGACCGCTATGCGGGCCGGCAGATGGCGCGCGTGATGTCGCTTGCGTTCCTGGTCTTTTTCGCGGTGCCGGTGGCGGCGCCGTCGATCGGGCAGCTCGTCATGCTGGTCGAACCGTGGCGCGCGGTCTTTCACCTGCTCGCGCTGTTCGGCGCAGCGGTCGCGGTGTGGGGCGCCGTGCGCCTGCCCGAAACCCTGCACGAATCCGACCGGCTGCGCATCGAAATCGCCCGGATCGCCGCGGCGTTCCGGGAGTGTGTAGCCGACCGCAAGGCGGTCGGCTACACCTTCGCACAGGCCATCCTCTTCGGCGGCCTGCTGGGATACATCAACGCGGCACAGCAGATCTTCACCGACGTCTATCACGTGCCGTCGCGATTCCCGATCTTCTTTGGCTGCACTGCGGCATTCCTGGCGGCCGCATCGCTGCTCAACGCGCGCATCGTCGGGCGGCTCGGCATGCATCGCGTCTCGCACGCGGCGCTGTTCGGATACGTCGCCGTCGCGGCATCGCATGTGGCGATCGCCCGGCTGGGCGGCGACACCCTGTGGGTGTTCGCCGGGGCGCAGGCCTTGATCCTGTTCTGCATCGGCTTGATCGGACCCAATTTCGGTGCGCTCGCCATGGAATCGATGGGGCATGTCGCGGGCACCGCATCATCGCTGCAGGGTTTCGTCACCTCGGTCGGCGGCGCCCTGGTGGGATTCGCGATCGGCCAGCAGTTCGACGGCACGACCCTGCCCATCTGCGTCGGTTATCTCGTCGTGGCGCTTTCGGCGTTGGCGATCGTGATCGCAACGGAAAGCGGCCGCTTGTTCCGTTCGACCGCGCCGGCTGCCACGGTCGACGTGCCGTAA
- a CDS encoding glycerol-3-phosphate dehydrogenase [NAD(P)+] (Precursor), with translation MRITILGAGAWGTALASVLAARDEVVLWARDPAQVAAISTTRRNERYLPGITLPDGVVVSSDFDAARAHAQLVLLAVPVAALRPLAGALRARGHAGPVVWLSKGLERDTHLLVHQIMAAELPGVPVGPLSGPSFAQEVARGLPTALVVAGDAGLCAAATAALHGGNLRIYSSDDVVGVEVGGAVKNVLAIAAGIADALELGTNARAALVTRGLAETRRFGEALGAQAETFMGLAGLGDLVLTCTGDLSRNRRVGLALGRGADLATTLQELGHVAEGVWSAPAIVARARAVSVEMPICEAVCAVLEGRVSPRAAVERLLARDPRMERQ, from the coding sequence GTGCGGATCACGATATTGGGTGCCGGAGCGTGGGGAACCGCGCTGGCCAGCGTGCTCGCCGCGCGCGACGAGGTCGTGCTCTGGGCGCGCGATCCCGCCCAGGTGGCGGCGATTTCGACGACCCGCCGCAACGAGCGCTATCTTCCCGGCATCACGCTACCCGACGGCGTCGTCGTTTCGTCGGATTTCGACGCGGCGCGGGCGCATGCCCAGCTCGTCCTGCTGGCCGTGCCGGTAGCGGCCCTGCGCCCGCTCGCGGGCGCGCTGCGCGCGCGGGGGCACGCCGGGCCGGTCGTCTGGCTCAGCAAGGGCCTGGAACGCGATACGCATCTGCTGGTCCATCAGATCATGGCGGCGGAATTGCCCGGCGTTCCCGTCGGCCCGCTCTCGGGGCCGAGCTTTGCCCAAGAGGTGGCGCGGGGCCTGCCTACGGCGCTGGTGGTGGCCGGCGACGCAGGCCTTTGCGCCGCCGCGACTGCGGCGCTGCATGGCGGCAATCTGCGCATCTATTCCAGCGACGATGTCGTCGGCGTCGAGGTCGGCGGCGCCGTCAAGAACGTGCTGGCGATCGCTGCCGGCATTGCGGACGCACTGGAACTCGGGACCAATGCGCGCGCTGCGCTGGTGACGCGCGGACTGGCCGAAACCCGCCGCTTCGGCGAAGCGCTCGGCGCGCAGGCCGAAACCTTCATGGGTCTGGCGGGCCTCGGCGACCTCGTGCTGACCTGCACCGGGGATCTGTCGCGCAACCGCCGCGTCGGCCTTGCACTGGGCCGGGGGGCGGATCTTGCGACCACCCTGCAGGAGCTTGGCCACGTTGCCGAGGGCGTGTGGTCGGCCCCGGCGATCGTTGCTCGTGCCCGTGCCGTGTCCGTCGAAATGCCGATCTGCGAAGCCGTCTGTGCCGTGCTCGAGGGCCGGGTTTCGCCCCGCGCGGCGGTGGAACGCTTGCTTGCCCGCGATCCGCGCATGGAGCGGCAGTGA
- a CDS encoding electron transport protein SCO1/SenC, producing the protein MNIPRRFAIVAAAVGIGAGALLSSFITSQWRSTMHTKPLVMPAGQKLESAQLERLSLLPPFRLQQQGGPLTPAYLRGRWSFVYFGYTNCPEACPTTLSMLRQVQTALHKQGLTPPRIVFISVDPRRDTPQLLARYVANFGSDTLAATGDDDALHELTPFFGVKYQRNDSRDKLHYSVDHSALVFLVTPDDRWLATFPPLADTPQVTHDTAAMMKVQWD; encoded by the coding sequence ATGAACATCCCCCGCCGCTTCGCCATCGTTGCAGCCGCCGTCGGTATCGGTGCCGGCGCGCTGCTGTCCTCCTTCATCACCTCGCAGTGGCGCAGCACCATGCATACGAAGCCGCTGGTCATGCCGGCGGGCCAGAAGCTGGAGTCGGCGCAGCTCGAACGGCTTTCCCTGTTGCCGCCGTTCCGGCTCCAACAGCAAGGGGGACCGCTCACCCCGGCATACCTGCGCGGGCGCTGGTCCTTCGTCTACTTCGGGTACACCAACTGTCCGGAAGCCTGCCCGACGACGCTCTCGATGCTTCGGCAGGTGCAGACCGCGCTGCACAAGCAAGGGCTCACTCCGCCGCGCATCGTCTTCATCTCGGTGGACCCGCGCCGCGACACGCCGCAACTGCTCGCCCGCTACGTGGCGAATTTCGGCAGCGACACGCTCGCCGCGACGGGAGACGACGATGCGCTGCACGAACTGACGCCGTTTTTCGGCGTGAAGTATCAGCGCAACGACAGCCGGGACAAGCTCCACTACTCGGTGGACCATTCCGCCCTGGTGTTCCTCGTCACGCCGGATGATCGTTGGCTCGCCACCTTCCCGCCGCTCGCCGACACGCCGCAGGTGACGCACGACACCGCGGCGATGATGAAGGTGCAGTGGGACTGA
- a CDS encoding preprotein translocase subunit SecB produces MTEPNSQAAPDGQDQTPAFQLQRVYLKDVSLEMPNAPRIFLESGAPELDVQMDMSDEDVGGGMVEVIVRVTVTAQLGGKTLFLVEAKQAGIFELRGIPEPQRSAVLGIVCPGIVYPYLRANVADLITRTGMPPVHLAEINFEVMYHQKEAAKNAGNASGLIIPPESQTRQ; encoded by the coding sequence ATGACCGAACCCAATTCCCAGGCCGCACCCGATGGGCAGGACCAGACGCCCGCCTTCCAGCTTCAGCGCGTGTACCTCAAGGACGTGTCGCTGGAGATGCCCAACGCGCCGCGGATCTTCCTGGAGTCGGGCGCGCCCGAACTCGACGTCCAGATGGACATGTCCGACGAGGACGTCGGCGGCGGCATGGTCGAGGTGATCGTGCGCGTGACCGTCACGGCACAACTCGGCGGCAAGACGTTGTTTCTCGTGGAGGCCAAGCAGGCGGGAATCTTCGAACTGCGCGGGATTCCCGAACCGCAGCGCTCCGCCGTGCTCGGCATCGTCTGTCCGGGGATCGTCTACCCGTACCTGCGCGCCAACGTCGCCGACCTGATCACCCGCACGGGCATGCCGCCCGTCCATCTGGCGGAAATCAATTTCGAGGTGATGTACCACCAGAAGGAAGCGGCGAAAAACGCCGGCAACGCTTCCGGACTGATCATTCCCCCGGAATCGCAGACGCGGCAGTAA